From Plasmodium malariae genome assembly, chromosome: 8:
tataatgattttcttaaaaacacCAAGACAATTGATAAGAAgacttataaaaatattgttcgtaaaaaatatggattaCTAGTTTCTttacctttattattatgtttgtTGTTATTAATTGTATTCATAGTAGACTTATCAGTGGGTATAGCTTATAAAAGTAATGGGGGGATTATAGAGTATATTAGGACTGAAAGACTATTTAGAAACTTTGTCTGAGACTTCTGAATGATGTTGCCTAATACTTTAGAATGGGTAAAGTGGAACTTATTGTGGCTATCGGCATGTAATAATTTAGATACGGGTACACataaattgtattttttagtttCATTAGTTGatattataatgtattttatacaattctttttattaggTGTTTCAATTATGTCggcaattttttattacgataataaagttaaaaaatatgaaaaaatcaAGTACGAGAAAAGATGAATTGAATAATGAGGAATATATTTGCTTATGTGATCTAGTCcttaataagaaatattatttgtaatatcttttattatatacttattaaataaaaagtattgcttctatttttttaaagcacTAATATATACTTGGACTTTCTGATATACAACAATCAAAAGATATATTCTTAGTTCTTTTGtgaatttgaatattttaattttcttcagtttgtattaaatgtattgtttgagtttaattaaattatgtgaattaatatatatatatttctaataaaataatatttatgaaatgtatatacaaatttattaaagttaatatataatagaaaatttcatataattttattgaagtGGGATAATTTATTCTAGATAAAAAAGTTGCTTCTGCCTCTATTTTATAAAGTAgtctaaaattattactttttcatGCTATTATGGAAGTGAATTATGattcttatattaataataaatgtgtcttgttttgtatttaataaaaggaattgaatttattttgttgcattgataagtatatgtatattttttaactaaagtgaaaactttatattttctctgaaaaaaatattttattataaatatgttataaaacatatttttccataaaaatattagccgttcttatttttgttttaaatcgTATGAAtgtgaaattataaatatataataaattgatatcatttttaattttggaTGATTTATAACTGTTTACTACGTAGAAAATTCTAATATTTTGCAATTAAGTGAAGGGGTAAAACTAATTATTACATTAGTGTTGTCCTAATTGTAATCTTAATTCGAttatgcaaaaaatatataaatatgtattatattaaatattaatgaattcaAATATGATATgctgtttattttttttatatcccacaaagtttaaattaatgtattaaatttaattatatattaatggataattaatataaataatttttctatcttttttataactGTAAATTACTAAAAGTGTAATATATGTCtgtaaaaagttaaattatGGCAAtggtaatataaataagtatattctttttacagtcatatattaatgtacatgtattttttggtatatttttgttatttttctgtgtctataaatatatcaagtAAAgaactaaaatttttttatttatgtatagaAATGCAAGTAGTTTGTATTAACAGTTActgatattttaatatttaagagttaattttaaaattaaaacataataaaaacagaagaataattttgttttttatggATCATTCATAAAtacgttatattttttttttactagtTGGTTCGTTTTTAATAATGTCTTTCTAGAAaattactcttttttttacatgttttaattaaaaaagtataatatatagggTTTCTTAAGGAACGATGTTgttcttaattttaattatgaagTTTGATTTTTTATAGGCTTACAtgaatgtaataatataataagaatctagtttttatttataaatcttatacatattataaaaattattgtttaGACAATAAAATGATACACACgtatacttttttctttgaaaTTATACCTATGATCTAAAGAATAAGAAAATAGCATATATGGGTAATTCTACATAGGGAAACTAAAAGTATTgctattttaaattttaataataaatatactttatttttgttttgtttattaatattatttcattttattaaaatatttcttctgTGTATATAGCATGTAATgcgaatatttatattacgatatttatttttatagttttcaGACATTCTTTTCAAATACGTTTAAAGAAAGGAATAAAATTGTTTTCTTCTTAAAgcattttctttaaataaataatattttgaagaaggaaatatattacttttagaTAGGATATATTTCTTCTTActcaaatttttatgttgACATTTTAtagcatattattataaataacatgtatgtttatatgaaatttatgcttatacttttttctctctataatctatttatataaccTATTTCCAAAAAGAGTAAACTAATATGAACATGAAAATTACAaagcatataaaatatatttactttacaattatatattaataaagaataaatattaaatatagacatgtaatatagttatatttttaaatggaaTTTATGAGTTAtacaaaagaagaaaaactttaataatattacaaaaggcgaaaaaggaaattaagATGAATGAATTTACAAGATTCCATGTAAAGatgttatatacatattttgatgattctttatttataataatattatgaagaACTTTGGGTTTAGGGGTTTCTTctttcttaaaaattttaattattaattgatatataatttatagttTTGGACAGAACGTGCATCTATTATCCCTTTTATAGTATTTAAGATAATTTTCTCACAGaacaaataatgataattaaaataataaatataacagttttatatatttatcctgTGTAAATTATTAGTATGAATGATATAATCAAGCATTCACTGAACTTATTTCTATTCAGAGTAATGTCAGAATATATTGTAtactaatttttaaaatattcatatcaatatttcttttctattttttttttttaactcctgaaaattcatataggtaaaattataatatgagTTATATACATTGGATTTATAACTTGTATACAAGAGGAAATCCATaagtttaataataattttatatacatatgattTTTCCGATTATGTTCTTGataaattttctaatttatagCATGTGGATTATTTATGATGAAAACTATAATCTTTACGTACTTTACAATGATGtgtgaaatatatatgcttcaCATTTcgtgtaattttttttaattggtctaaatttttatcttaaaatGGTGCATGGAAAAATACTATGAATAAtcatttctaaatatattttgttaattgatttgtaaattaaatttttcgtATGTTTCATACGAATATCAATAGCTTTAAAGTATCAGTTTGAAAATTTAAcagaaagaaataatatgtgcaaacttttaattattttagtgaaattttatttttgttatgtaAGAAATAAAGCATGTAAATGACAATccatgaaataataatttattgaaaataaatataaattcaaccaattttcaattttaaaaaacctTTTATGTTGACTAGAGACATcctaacaaaaaaaaaaaaaaaaaatttagtacTAAAATATCtgaatatagaaaaattaagatgATCTATTGACATAcaatgtaattattattagtaaagctttaataaatatgtattagaAATAACTTATCCTTAATTAACTTTTTTgatgaaattataatatgataATTAAACTAGacatttatatctttataaatatactataaaaattaaaaatattgtattacATTTAGATAGTATAAACTCgtagtaaattatatattataaaaatttcatttttgaacttcttatatattccattaatataataaaaaataatgatttttattttttgatttacgtaaaaataatctgtatatttaaatataataatcataTCAAAACACTAATTGATTTCTACAAACGTTATTtatagataaataattttatttataaaattaataaacatttttgttTACAAATAAAAGCATCAAATATACAGTTTTAGAAGTTATAtccattttaataattatatctCTGCATCATTTTACaagttaatataaatgatgtATCATTTTGATtgttatgtaatatttttataacattttaatattttgtacttATTGAACGAATTATAATGTACTagaatatatgatataaaatatattattataattgaatacataaaaaatgtctattatgataaaatactattaatattaattaatttatatgaattatatcttcgtatttttataattaaattatttaatgtatcTCTCCCATGATTAGCAAAAAAATTtgccttattttattttattctattcgttaattatatttttatgaacttATACGtaaacttaattttattaatattattaagtatTGTTATGCATTATGaggatatataataattacttagatttaaataatgtttaaaaaaaaaattgccaGTCACAATTATTCTGAAAGTGGTGTGAAAGGAGATGAAACagtttttatgtttaaaatatattaaattcaCTGTTGAACATTTAATTGAAGAATTactgataaaatataagtaatatataaacttcttagccatttttttttatgtttcatatataatacaaaagatataaaaaaaaatatcactGCATActtcaattaaaaaattaaaagatttgtttttatttgtacTTATGAAAGAAAtagtattaaattataaacaatttcctaaaaaaagtatgctcaaaatatgaagaatatttcttgtatatttatatatatatatttttttttattaaaatatataaatttatttttattcttaatattagaaatacaacataataatattattacagtgtttaaaatgtttcatataatttaggattaataaaataaaagtttataaaaaattttgagtttataaaaaagaatatatattgaatgttattttatatatatgtaatatatccctgttttattataatatgtgCGAATGAACatgttttttgtattttattattttttattttttgaaaatgttaataatatattattttattacctctgtttatatatatttaatttaaacgTTTTGAATATCTATGAATGTAATCTAAATAAAGGATTTTAATTAAGtacgtttttttttaagtaatattataataaatatttaataataaatttttaatgttaGCCTACTCTTTGAATTCTGTGAAATTCATTTATGTAAGTTTAAATATGTGTTAAAAAAAACGTAAAAGATAATAGaacaaatattaaagaaataaaaataaaattttcaattattgtaagtatattaatttattacttatatttttcctacttaacatacaatattataaatatatatgatggaAGGAAAAATTAAGACAAACTTGTATGTTAAAATTTGTTcgtttatacttttaatttggatatgcaatttttacaatgacgaggtataataattttattttggaatatttttattatttatattgtacTGCTTTAATTTAATGTATTCGTTATTTTAaccataaaattttttattattttaaataacgAATATcttctttgttttattagagtatgtataataattctttGTATGAGAGGCATAATATAGGtggaaaattatatacaagaACATATCGATTACTGACATTGCATAAACGGGAACATGGATCAAATAAAGTAGggttaaaagaaaaaatatcacTTAATAAGGCATacgaaaaaaacaaacaataTAATGGATGTTCTATAATTAATGCAAAAGGCTATAACAATTCTAGGAAAAGTAAACCTTCTGTAAACCATGAaggatatacatataataaaaaaaagttgttggacaagatatattatataaataaagttAGGAACTCTATGAATCTTGACACCAAGTATTTAAGAATGAcgacatataataattacaaatttttttatgctttaCCTTTATTACTTCTGTTAGCTggaatattaatttttgtattagaaaaatatttagacGTTACATTTCTTTATGAAGCGTTATCAATTGCAGGTCAGTGGAATATATCGATGTTAAGTATAATACTTGTCTCGGTATTTACACTTATAGTTTTACCAacgtttatttatatatttaaaaatctTGTAAAAGATAATAAGTCAATATATCTAAAATCGAAATTGTATAATACGAAATATCCTTATTTCACCAATCTAgactattaaaaaaattaagatcAATAATTTCCTCagatatatacacatacatcaAGCGTAACTATAATTGTATAACTTTATAATTGGTTCTAGGTGGGCTTAGacattttaatattcaaaatataaatatacatttttaattttatagggaatttgaataatttaatgttattaactttttattttaatgtattttttcagctttatacattattatgtcttcatatatatttgtgggTATCTATGtgaatttttatgaaaaatataattatttactcTTATATTGATATGAAAAAGCACAATTCGAATAATTTGATTGACATTCCTTGTAAATTTACATTTGTAATTATACATAGAgatcttatttttattactacaaTCTGTCTTACATGATTATTTCTTGACTTAATTATAGaaatgatttattattttttaaataaacaatatgTATGCCCTGTTGTGTATATGAACAAAGGAAGTGAATGTGtttaattgtattatatttttttctttcttttataaaacaaacaTATTTGTTCTATGAAATGagttttatgaaaaataatttataaaatataattattgtaaaagtatttttaatagatatatagttttttttttggtccATTATATAAATGCGAGGTCGTACATATAAACTAAAGGAATTACCTTTCTAAATATGgattattcataataattcaATGTGTTGGATATACTAAATATCTACAATTAAATGaagagttaaaaaataatatatttgttataatgCCTAATCGTTAAATTAGTTTAATTTgggtaaaataaatgaagtttatattatactgaaaatttataaataaataaaatatataatttttcttattttttcattattaaacgattatagtaattattaaaaataaaaatatattagtagATAATATTctgaaatttatttatattttttttcttcgttGTTTTACAAGAATATtcttttgaatatatttacatatataaaaatataaatatatattaaaagtaacgaaaataaatatgctttttccaaaaataatatagtgATATTCAGAaggatatttatatataggttttattttttacgcatgtatataattatattatgtaaaaagttAGTATCTACATAAagatgtataaaaatatgtatagtttatattatcaattagtaattttttcaaattaacaataattatttttagatGAATTGGaagtaaaataaaggaataatttatatatatgtaatttatatatatattacgttatttttatatgatatatatcatttaataaggtgcatataaaatgttgctctttttcttttgcaatttttaaataaataagtacaATGCTTAAGGATACGTATACATCTGTTTTGAGAGGAACTGCAatctattaaatttaattttttataaattaaaattaaaatgatagtataatattaacaattgtcttagatatatttacatggatttaaaaaaatatttttttattaatttaattccccaatgcataatttttttccttgtaaaattatacttatattcTAAGGAATGTATCCTtgaaaaataaggaaaatgaaGAATGGTAAAGGTATACAaatttatagtaataatttttataaaaaaattatgtttttatttttgtttgtgtaaaatattagtatgtttaaatattttcttctatgaaaataatatacataatacatgGAGTAATCCTATTGTaacgctttttttttttttgttacaatagtaaaacatttttgtatataataaattttaagttGTTATCAGAAGTATTTTTATCTACGAAGAGTAAATAGAAcaagatgaaaataaatttcacgttataagaaatttttttattatataaaagtattaaaTGTTCAAGTTACCTCAAAAATGGCTATATAatagtatgtatgtatgcatatatatatatatatatatatataataatatattatgtaatctCTCTGAATTTTTACTTAAGACAAATTAGAAAATCTTctgtattattaaattttattataaccttttatatatcttaaatGTGTACTCactttattacttttatatgtaatattatatggctataaatatttctgaaattattgaattatacaataattatttaataaatttatttttatgtttgttttttttacttttttttattatataaatatattttaaaaatatgttttttttaactttttaaagcgcacaaaaaatactaaattttttaagtttctaaacttttcattaaataacaataaattttatttatatttagataaaaattgtaatataaaaaaaaacttgtacaaaaatatactgattattaatatagaaatcttaaaaatatacatatttacaaataatttactaaccataaatttttttaatatataattttttataaatgaccatgttttttttttaagattaaaactaatgtatattttatatgataaaattgttttattatagttttttatactttatcAATTGTTTTTActgttttaataattaatattactaaactttaaaaggaaaaactaCATGAAACttctatataataagaaacatatgaaaaaaaaattaaaattttgtagaTAGATtccaaataaaatttagtatGCCATTTCAGAATATTATactttctttaaaataaatacaaaatttttatctttgattatataatattttgtttgaTTTAGCCTTATATagtcttattattattagaattatttattgttatttcttttttgataacgattaaaaaaagaaaataagttACATTTCTttacaattaaataattaatttagatattttactatttagCTTTATTcacacattttttatataataaccCCATAGagaaagaatataaaaacaattttgctttaattattcatatgaaaaatttattatgaactatatatatatatgaattcaatatattacatctaaaataaaatacataaatgaaaaataataatataaaaagtttcATCTATTAGTTTatctattttaaatatagtaaaaatttttatcagtCTATATACAGTTGAAATGAAATATAGAATGAAAGAAATTAAGttccttatttttactaaGTTCCTTGCATTTATGCTTTTAATTTGGACATtccattataaaaatgatattgtattataataatattttgcgtttattttatataaaatttattagtttcatattttgtttttagaattattattttcataacatagaaatatatattcttataaataataagtgtttaatttcttctttttcagAATAACTGTAATAAATGGTTGTATAAGAAGTATAAGCTAGGTTGTCATATATCTTTAACAAATAATCGACTACTAACAGTAAATTCAGTTAACGTAAATTCAACTAaa
This genomic window contains:
- the PmUG01_08059200 gene encoding Plasmodium exported protein, unknown function; amino-acid sequence: MEGKIKTNLYVKICSFILLIWICNFYNDESMYNNSLYERHNIGGKLYTRTYRLLTLHKREHGSNKVGLKEKISLNKAYEKNKQYNGCSIINAKGYNNSRKSKPSVNHEGYTYNKKKLLDKIYYINKVRNSMNLDTKYLRMTTYNNYKFFYALPLLLLLAGILIFVLEKYLDVTFLYEALSIAGQWNISMLSIILVSVFTLIVLPTFIYIFKNLVKDNKSIYLKSKLYNTKYPYFTNLDY